From Malaclemys terrapin pileata isolate rMalTer1 chromosome 15, rMalTer1.hap1, whole genome shotgun sequence:
GACTAAGTTCAGACCTATTGGAGTAATCATGGTGAACTGCAGGGTCTCTggtctggagggagggggacataAGTTCCTACCTATAGATAGGTGACAACTGGAGGCCTGACACCTTAAGCGGTGCCCATGAGTAGACCACTGAGGGGTCAGAAGGACAGTTAACCCTGGAATTGTGAAATATAGGCAATGGCTTTTCTAGACTGACCCACGAGCTCATGGATGTCATGAAAGCCAGGGACTGGGGTCACACCTTTGCCACAGTCAGATCCCATCTCTGCTCCTGTCGGGGTGGTGATGGAGGTTAATGGACCCAGTAAGCTTTCAATGGGAGAATGCTGCCCCGCTGATGGATCACACTGTCTGTAGCCTGGTGGAACAGTCTTTCTCCTGGCAAAAACTTTCTAGCTATAAAGATAGTTAAACCCTGGGAtaagttaccaagggaggttttggaatcctcatcactgaaggtttttaagaccacattagataaacacctgtcggggatggtctaagtttacttggtcctgccttagtgTGGGAGgatggacctcctgaggtcccatccagtGCTATATTTCTATGAGTCCACTGATATGGTGGCTAACTAGTCCCCACCCCCCGTGCTCATCCCCTTTCCATAGTATTCAGATGGATTGTGAGAGACAAAGGAAGATGGGGGAGGCTATAACATCACTGGTAGAAATCTCCTTCTGAGCTTGATCAGTCATGTCATTATGATCATAATTATGGAGAGGGAACAGCTTCTTTATAATTAAGATTGCAACAAGCCTTTCTGTTATAGAAGTTTATTTTAGCCCCCCCTACACCATGACTTTGAACCTTGGTTTGGCCTGAAAATTGCCAGATTTTCGCTGAAGCCAAAGGAgaacatttctgaaaaatttGGAAAAGATTTATCAAACTATGTTTGGCTTACAGGGTATTAAAAATTAACCTGACTTGAAATGGAAGTCAAATCTGCCTCTCTCCAGCTCAAACTTTACATCTAGTTAAATCTCTTTGAAAACTCACGTGTGAGCTATATTTTAGGAAAATGGGTTATAATTAAGCAAAGTTCTTAATGGATTTTGTTGTGGATCAtctggggcccagtcctgctccacttgatgtgaatgggactctttttgctattgacttccttAAGGGAATGGGATCGAACACTGTATGTTTGGGGCAACCGGTTGCCTTCTTGGCAGGGGTCAGCACCACCATGTTGACAAAATTACCATACTTAGTGatggacatggggggggggtgttgtgttaTGTCATTCAGTCATTCAATTTTCAGCCATGATGCTTCCTGGTAATGATCAGGTTGCCATCTGGACTAGCAGAGATGGATTTTATtgattgggtttaaaaaaaatttgtatACCACCACGATTGAATTACTTGACACAGCAATTGTTTCCTATTACTGTCACCCTAGCCCTCCACTCTCCATTCCTTCTGTTTGCTTCATCCACTTGTTACATCTTGTTTTCCGTTACATGGTAAGTTCTTTAGGACAGGGACTGAATTTTATAAAGTATTTGGACAGGACCTATCACagtcagggcctgatcctaagtGAAGGTCTGGGttttacagtaatacaaataataatgatagaTCCTTATAGACCATGATCAAATTGCTTCTCACCCTTTTCTacaataagctaaatagattgaggttcTTAAGTCTCACATTGTAATGCagattttccagacctcaaatcataCTTATCACACTTTTCTGAACTCttcttttagctcaagtgatagaaGACTGCGATAATATAACTAGCACTATAAAAAAAACAATGAAGCACCTATTAAATTGGATTCATCGGataactggaatactgtgtccagttctggtatccaaaaggatgttgaaaaattagtAGGGTATCAGAAAAGGGCTACAAGAATGATCTGAGGCCTGGAAAACCTGTATtgtaatggtgtcaagtatcagggggtagctgtgttagtctgtatccacaaaacaataaggagtccagtggcaccttaaagtctaaccgatttatttgggcataagctttcgggggtaaaaaacctcacttcttcagatgcatggattgTAATGGGAGACTTTAaaaagctcagtctatttagattATCATAGACGCGGTTAAGAGGGAAGTGATCGTGGTAGGTAAATACTTCCATGGGAAGAAGATCCCTACAGACAAATgcataacacaatccagtggctgggagctgaagccagACAGATTCAGCTGAAAATAAGGTGCAGAGGTTTAACACTGATGGGAAATAACTTGTGGAACAGCTTACGAAGGGTTGTGAAGGATTTTGCCCCACTTGAAGGCTTTAAATCTAAACTGGGTatgtttctaaaagatctgttttaGCCCACCCAGAAATTATGGGCTtactgcaggaatcactgggtgacatTTTAAGGCATATGTTTAGCCAGGAGGTCAAACTCGGTGAACACAATCCTCCGTTaaggctttaaactctatgaatctattaattctGGAGTCACAGGACCAGCCACTCGCCCTGGGTCTGGAAGAGAGGTGGTAGGAACTCTGTAGCGAGCACTGATGTTGATAGCTTTCATAACTCAAGTCAGAAAAACTGTTCCTCGTGTTTTCAGATGTCCAGAGTCAAGTCTCATTGGCAACTGGGTCATGGTCTGATAATGTTGAATCAGCGCCAGCGCTAACCATAAgaagactaagcaattgcttagaccctgagcagctcaaagggtaggtctacacttacctccgggtccggcggtaagcaatcgctcttctgggatcgatttatcgcgtcttgtctagacgcgataaatcgatcctggatcgatcccggaagtgctcgccgtcgacgccggtactccagctcggagAGAGGAGTATgtggcatcgacaggggagcctgcctgccgtgcctggacccgcggtaagtttgaactaaggtacttcgaattcagctacgttaataacgtagctgaatttgcgtaccttagttcgaagtggggggttagtgtggaccaggccaaagagtcccttattcactttttattatattatattcttcttattattattattattattttcagaaGAACTTGTGTTGTGGAGGTGGGAGGAATATTCCTGCATAGGTCCCCCTGTGGGTTAGCACCACCTCTGTTGAACACATTAATTACTTTATGAGAGTAAAAAGATTTCAACATTGAAAAAGTTTCAGAAAGGAGCCAAATGTCTACCTTTCTTCGTGCCCTTCTGCTTACCCAATGAAATCGTATTATAACACAGCATTTGAATCACACCTGGAATTTGACAACAGGTGACACAAGAGGCCGTTTTGAAGGGCAggacagtaattttttttctaaattgacatcatttgaaaactagacATGATTCTCCATCATTCAAGCTGAGGAGAAATAATAAAGCCAGTGGAGACCCCTGTCATCTGTGAATTCTTCCAACAACCAAAGCAAAGACACCGAGTGAAACACTGATTGTATCCAGTGCATTTTCAAGGAACAGTTATTTTCACAATAATTTCAGGGTTGCCGAGGTACACAAAGGTAGGTTTCCAGTCACATTTTGCTTGGCCAACTCCACTTGCTCTTTAAAGGTGCCCTTTTTGAGTTTGGGGCAGGGTGAGAGATGAACAATCTTATGAGTCTCTGCCTGGTCCATGAAGATCCATTTCTGTTTGCTTTACTTTTGTCAAAACCTCTATTTTCAtgagtttttaaatttaaaatagagGCTCTgacagccccttccctgcccaaaaAAGAAAGTGAAAGAGATTTAGTGATGTCACCACTATTTGTATGCCAAGCAGATACAAATAATATTCCACTTTACCTCTCTCTGTCATATTCTTACACATTGCTAGATTGCTGCTTTCTAGCATAGCGTGTGTGAAGAGGGAGGAAATGCCCAGATTATGAGGAATTCACATTACTGCCCTGATTAACATCCATAGAGTTTGTGATGTCTCCTCCCTACGCAGAAAACAATGCTACATGAGCTACTGAGGCCAAAGGCAAACTTCAGGGAGAAATAAAAGATAGATGAAAaattgctgttgttgtttttacaaaGGCAGATGCTCATAGtcaggggggagagatagctcagtggtttgagcattagcctgctaaacccagaattgcaagttcaatccttaagggggccatttagggatctggggcaaaaatctgtctggggattgatcctaccttgagcagggggttggactagatgacctcctgaggtctcttccaaccctgatattctatgagcatggcaagaaaaaaaaaatcacctaacCTTTGCAACAATATACCCATCTGCAAAGCCCTTCACTCCATGCATGAAAAAACTGACATTAAAATAATGGTATTAGGCTACAAATCAAGcccttgaaagttaggaaatgccagatttacagttGCCAGTACAATGTTAGTTCTACCCCTTACGTGTCCACCCTGAATACAGCTGGGGATCTGCTCATGTAATTAATGATTGTATCACAATGCATAGGGAACAGGTCTGGCATTACTCAGGCAACCTAAACTCTGGTAttacctaacttttgagtgcttcaccTTAAATAATTTTGTTAGTGTTTCAATGGAAGGTCCCCCCACCCTGAAAAAAAAAGGTTAGAAACAAATTCTATGATGGGCAACTGCAACAACTTCCCCACATTATCAATAAGACTTCAATCCTGAACTGTCAGCGGTGCAGCATAGACTATTACCTCTTGAATTGCAGGACATTAGCTAGCAGCTGGAGAAGGCCCCTATCCGGAGGTCAGGGTGTAGGATTGCCAGtcgtctggtttttgaccagaacacctggtcgaaaagggaccctggcggctccggtcagcactgctgaccgggccgttgaAAGTTCGGTTGGCTGCCTAcagaggggcaggcaggctccctacccggctctgcgtggctcctggaagcgtctggcatgtccctctggctcctaagaaCAGGGGTGGCAACGGGAGCACCatgcactgccccctccccaagttctgacactacagctcccattgcccaggaatcgcagccaatgggagctacaggggagGTACCTGCAGACAGGGGGAGTTGCCAAGACTCCCAGATCCCGCaacctgaaccccctgccctgagcctcttcccacactcaaactccctcccggagcccacactCTCCACCCAtgcccacacctcaaccccctgccccagccctgagtcatctcctgcactctgaacctctcatccccagtctGGAGccacttcctgcaccccaaactccttatcctgggccccactccagagcccacacccccagacacccAGAGCCTGTACTCCCACCCCCAGCAAGGGGAATGGAATgagcagaggcggggcctcagagaaggggcggggccagacaAAGCAGGGGTGTTTGGTATTCTGCAAACAGAAAGTTGGCCACCCTATCAGGATGCAGAAATGGGTTTAGCGGCTAGGAGGAGAATCTCCTGGCCCGAAGGGGCTGGCTGTGTACCTTGCACCACTGTACCTAAATGGGTGGCAGTGAGACCAGCCATGCACTGTTAAGGGGTTTGCACTGAGGGGGTCACTCGGTTTTGGGGTGTCCCATTTGGAAGGGTGACACCGGTTTCAGGTTCCGTTTTACACTGGCGCATGAGCAAGCGCAGCCAAGGCCAAAGAACAGGCACCTCCGcagccctgaggcaccccccttcAGCCAGCCCCTCCACGCGGGCTCCTGGCCGCGCCCCCTGGCCAGCCACGTGGCCCGCGAGCACGCCCACCTCAAGCCCCGCGGGCAgacagccccgcccctgcccaggcCACGCCCCCACCTGTCCTCGAGCGCCCTCCGAGCGCgcgtgcaccccctccccatcccacggCACGTGCTTCCCGCGCGCGCGCGCTCCCCCTTCTGCCGCCTTCCTCCCCTCGGCCggaagcccctcccccaggcgcGCGTCATATCCGCCCGCTCGGCTCCGCAGCTCCAATATGGCGGCGCCCTGTGGCTCCTCGCAGCTCCCGGCCGCCGAGTCGCCGCTGAAGATCCCCAAGATGGAGGTCCTGTCGCCGGGCTCGCCGGGGGCGCTCAGCGACGGCAACCCCAGCCTCTCCGACCCCTCCACGCCCAGCGGCGCCTCCCCGCTGGGGCCGGGCGGGCCGGGCTCTGCCGccgccgcgggggccggggcggggggcggcggcgcgggggGCCGCGGCGGCGCATCGCCCTCCGTCTCCTTCTCCCCCGGAGGCGCCGCGGCGGCCGCGGCCGCAGCCGCTTGCCGGGGCATGTCGTGGACGCCGGCCGAGACCAACGCGCTGATCGCGGTGTGGGGCAACGAGCGGCTGGTGGAGGCGCGGTACCAGCAGCTGGAGGGCGCCGGCACCGTCTTCGGCAGCAAGGCCCCCGGGCCCGCCATGTACGAGCGCGTCTCCCGGGCCCTGGCCGAGCTGGGCTACGAGCGGACCCCGTCCCAGTGCCGCGAGCGCATCAAGGTacccgccgggcggggagggggcgtcCTGCgggcgggcgggagggagggTCTGGGCAGAGAGGCCTCTGCCCGCcggccggggcagggggctgcgctGGGTGGGGCAGAGAGACCCTCGTCCTCTTTCGCAGCTGAGCGCTGTCCGGGATGCGACCCGGCCTGACCCCGTGGACAGCTCCCGGGGACAGCGCCGGCGGCTCTGTTATGGGGCTCAGAGGAGGGTCGGTCAGACGGTGCCGTCCCGAAAACTGCTTCGTCCGTTGGGTCGAATTGGGTGGCTTGGACATCCCGGCAAATCCGCCCTGCCCTGGGGTCAGTGATGTTACACCGGGGGGGCCCTGATGCTGGGCTGCGAATCGGCCTTGCGCTGATACCAGATTTGTATCTGTTTTATGGTCATTTGCGCATATGatcgatttatttatttatttttgcttggcGTGGAGGCAGTGTTCCCTCTCCAAGGCTTTTCTCGCCTTGTCTGGCACTCTGGGATGGATAGGGGAATGGGCATGTACGTGTAGTGATGAGTAAGACTCTAGAGGTTGGGTGTCTTCCTTCAGAGCATCCTGAACTTCAGATAACCATCCTGTTCTCATTGGATGGGAAATCTCATGCAGACTAGTCTTCTTGCAAGACTTTTAGTCAGGTGATAAACATGGTGAAAATAGCTGTGTTTCTACTTCTAGTGTCAGTTGAAACCAGGCAGTGTGAAGGGGCACAAACTTCAGTCCGATTTTTAGTCTACATTAGGAGCGAACAGTTAGTGTGGTTCTTATTAGCTGAATTAGCTTGCTCCTTCTTTGTTCCAGGTTAGAATGTGCCTTCTGGAGCAGTAAGAAAGAACATCTTTCACTTTGTCTTGCTAAGTAGTGAAAACCTGCTCAAGTGAGGTGCTTTAAGTATAGCAGATGTGCTCATCAGAATTAGACAAATAGGTTTTCTTTGCTTATATAGAATGTGATGCTGAGAAGGTAGTGTGCTTTTCACCAAATCCAGATTCACCTTTTGGTTAAATTTAGTCTTCCTTATCAGAGGTTTTAACCCTTTTAAGGTTAACCATTCCacattatttttgtgtttgtttttatttttaaaagacagagaGGGTACAATCATTGTTTGAAATGTTAATTTTCTAACCTGTTAAGATATGTTGTAATGCTCGTCTGTGCTGAATACTTTGGCACTTTCTCTAAGCAGAGGGATTCCTGTTTTACCCACAATCCTGGACTCTGAAGACTGACTTGTCTCTGAAAAGTTGCCTTTTGCAGGGCACACCAGAAGCCAGATGGGTTAGAACACCCCTCTGTGGGGATATTGAGCTTTGAACCTGGTGAGGTGCGACCCTGGATATAATTTCTTAAACAGCTGCAGTATTTTTATAGCCTGCTTTAATTGTAGATTAAGCGGGAATGTTTGAGTATACCACACTACTGCGggttttgggtgggttttttgtgCATCTCAGCTGAAGGTTCACTCACCTTAAGTTTCCATACATTAATAGGAATTTCATCTTCGGAGAGGAAAGTACTGTGTGTGCTGTCCTACTCTACATGCAGACTTGGTTACTCGTCTACCTACCAAGCAGTTGTGTGTCTCTCTCCAGCTTCCTGACGTACCATCTATTGCAGGCCACGGGTCTGCACTGTTGCTGAGCTTGATCATTCGCATTTACACTTGAAATGCACAAATTACTTATTCTTGAAGCAGGTGCTGGTTTTATGCTTCTACTTGGTCATTTGATGCACTGTAAAACTTCTTTGAGTcccatgttcttgggcatcttcCAAGGATTTGCTGTGTAAATCAGCTGGACTTGCATGAAACATGTGTATGTCTAGTTTTACTACAGGGTCTAGTGCATGGTGAAAAATTACTTAAAACTACTCCACACTAGGGCTGCATTGTTTGTCCAGTTTTCTTTCATGAGTCTTCTGCTGTGTCTATACGTAAAACGCTACAAAGTGGCTCTGCTGTAGTGTTAAGTGTAGACACTTTCTATAGTgatgggagaggttctcccatcGCTGTAGGTATAATCCATCTacttgagaggcagtagctaggtcaaagcaagaattcttccgtcgacctagcactgtctacacagacgTTAGATTGGCTTAAATACATCTgtgaggtgtggatttttcagatcCCTACAAGACGTAGCTCTGTCAATGTAACTTttcaatgtagaccaggccttgattGCTACTGGATGGTGGAGGGAACCTTATGCAGTGACTGCAGAAGACGGTTGGATTAATTCAGCTGTACTTGTTACTCCCGAGTGTGTAAATGTAATGTTTCCCAAGAGCATTACATAGTAGGTTCTATGGTGAAAGGCTTTCACAATTAGTGGCATTTGGAGCACTTGGGTTTGGGTGAGCCTGTTGGTTTGAACAGGTCACAAGATGATTGccaaaaaaaaagtgtctgtATACCAGAGTGAATATTTTAATGACTCTGTTACGTCCATTCACGTAGACTGTTCTAAGCTTATTTCTAGGAaggttctcccccaccccttcccattaGACTGAAAGTTTTGAACAGAACTGTGCCAGCCTGAAAGGATCAAGGTTGGCAAAGTCAATGAATTAGCTACATTATTTCATGCTTGTGTATCACAATGATAAGCAGTTGAGGAAAAACTGAAGGTTTTCTGTTATCAAACTTAAACTTGTCATGTAGTGATATCTCTAGGAGCATCACTTAGCAGTTTTGTCAGATACTTGTCTATAGACCCTTCTGGAACAATCTGATACACTTATTATGAACTGTGTAGGCTATTCTAAGCATTAGAAAGTATCacgtaggccttgtctacactgccactttacagcactgaaactttctcagtcgggtatgaaaaaacaccccagagcaatgcaagtttcagcgctgtaaagtggcagtgtagaccgtgcaccagcactgggagctaccCCcctcaggggggagaggggatttaCAGTGCTGGGAAACCGCTGGTGCCACGACTACACAGccttggtagtgaagacatacccttagtatctGTTAAAACCATTTGAtttactttgtgtgtgtgaatggttCCCATTGATACACTCTCTATGAATGAGTAAATTCTATGAGAGGCTAAACATCAGGCTTCCTGCCAAAATGGACAGGTGAAGAACAGCAGTTAAATGTTAGTGCTGTCCAATATTGtgactcagctgctgctgcttactTGTGAAGATGACTTTTTTTGGTGCATTCTTTTTACATCTTGAACACATTCCATAATGGAGCTTAATGTGTTACAGTACACCCCACAATAGTGAGATCATGCCGTTACCTGATCTTTTGCATATCCTGGAACCCTGCTGTTACGATACTCTCATCCTCCCAGATGACTGTATTGAAGAGCATCGTATGGAAAACATGCTCAGAGGACCATTCAGGATAGTGCTGGAGTGCTCAAAACCAGACTTTTCTCACTAATTATCCAGCATCAGCCAAGGCTGacgtggttttttttgtttttgttttttttccaatggagCCAAGAGTTggtcttgatgcagaaattacggCGTGAAATTCTCTGGACGGTTTATGCACTACACCAGGCTAGATGATCACGGAGGATTCTAGTtttccatgatttaaaaaaaacaaacacaaaattctCTGAAAAAACATAATCTGCATTTTTCCACTATTAAAATGAAACCCTGAACTTTCATTTTCCTAGCCACGCTATATATTGGCATtcgttgaacacaatgttttattgagaCGGTAGAAACCCatttatctgatctaattgggaccAGGCCCAGATTGGACAATCAAAAATTCAGATAACTCAGAGAGCGTAAGCCCCAGGTGATGGGGCCCGGGCTGTTGGCCCCAGTTCAGTTAATACGGAGAGGCTCAGATAAACAGGGCTCTactgtatgtttttatttttttcacaaaatgtaaaaactaaagattctctgtaaaaacacacattctggggggggggttccccatgGCAGTCGGATTTCTAGAATCCCTGATTATCACAATCgtgccttctggctttaaaataccAACTCCCGTGGAATTTCAGTGAGATGTGGACGCCTGGCTCCTTTGGAAATGTCAGCCTAAATCGCTTTATTTAATTAAGTTATAGCTGAACCTCCACATAGATTATAAAAATCAATTTTGACTAGTATCCCTTGACATGCATTAAACAAAGAAACTAAAATTAATGAAATTGCAACTATAGTGTATAAACAGAAAGTATTTGGGATGCCACTTTTCTTAAGTCATGATTTATGTTTAGTGTTTTTAAACAATAACTATTTTGGTTTTCCTCAAACACTTAAATTCCATAGAATCTATAGAATCTTGATTCACCTCCCCCCACCAACTCATTTAGCCCACTCTTCAGAAGtgttttccatttttcagttGTCTCAAATACATGCATCATGTTTGAATTAGGGTAAAATGCAAAGCATGATCCCAGTTCAAATCGCCTGTCTTTTAACATCTGCATATGCTTTTCTCCACATATGCACAGCTGGCCTGCAATCTAGAAATGAGCCTGCTTTTAAATTTGAACCAGAATCTTTAGAGTGGCTAAATTTAGGGATTCATATGCAACAGTTCTAACAATTATTGCTATCTTATATCTTCAAATTGAGACACGTTGAATATGACCCTGTTGATCTAGGAAGTTCTCTGGACCAACCGGCTTGTTAACCATGAAGCACAGAAAATTTAGATCTTAGTTTCCACATCAGCGGTATCTCAAAAGATCTTTTGTTGAGCATGTATTTTCCCTATTCTACAAATTTTAAATTATATCCTTAATTTTATAGTTTCTTGGTCATTGATACTTTCTACTGATTATTCAATGGGTCTTCAAATTGCCTGTGGTCTCATAGTTCTTGTTAACAgaagaattacacctctaccctgatataacgcgacccgatataacatgaatttggatataatgcggtaaagcagcactccggaggggcggggctgcacgctccagcggatcaaagcaagttctatatagcgcagtttcacctataatgtggtaagattttttggctcccgaggacagcgttatatcggggtagaggtgtatttgctaaAATAC
This genomic window contains:
- the MSANTD2 gene encoding myb/SANT-like DNA-binding domain-containing protein 2 isoform X4 translates to MAAPCGSSQLPAAESPLKIPKMEVLSPGSPGALSDGNPSLSDPSTPSGASPLGPGGPGSAAAAGAGAGGGGAGGRGGASPSVSFSPGGAAAAAAAAACRGMSWTPAETNALIAVWGNERLVEARYQQLEGAGTVFGSKAPGPAMYERVSRALAELGYERTPSQCRERIKEARRHAEHCANLGIRPIKMGAVSELDRFLQATSF